The Pygocentrus nattereri isolate fPygNat1 chromosome 17, fPygNat1.pri, whole genome shotgun sequence genome window below encodes:
- the LOC119265806 gene encoding olfactory receptor 52K1-like, whose protein sequence is MVMSSIQDLPAENISFTVFKLNGFYSLGEWRRFLFIPYFFMLLLSTTSNSVLIYLIITQRALHSPMFVLIGLMSVVDLFMPIFFVPNMLLSFLFDWNQISLVDCLIQIFCVQYVGAYQSTLLLWMALDRFFAICRPLSYHNYMQMPNFLKFIIAPILRNTFLNVSMVSLAGKLNFCMKNEMDHCFCEHMGLVQLACGDTSVNNLVGLSTALLIATTDFVFITISYVIIFASVMKSGKSSMKAINTCITHIIIITFSLVFALMAFLSYRIKNNFSPSSRIFISTMYALFPSCFNPIIYGIRTKEIRQQLVKFFNHVKVLPH, encoded by the coding sequence ATGGTAATGAGCAGCATCCAAGATCTTCCTGCAGAAAATATTTCTTTCACGGTTTTCAAACTGAATGGTTTCTATTCTTTGGGAGAATGGCGGCGCTTTCTATTCATCCCATATTTCTTTATGCTTTTATTGTCTACAACCTCAAACTCTGTTCTGATATATTTAATTATCACCCAGAGAGCTCTGCACTCTCCAATGTTTGTATTAATTGGTCTAATGTCTGTTGTGGATTTGTTTATGCCAATATTTTTTGTACCAAATATGCTGCTCAGCTTTTTATTTGACTGGAATCAGATTTCACTGGTGGACTGTTTAATACAAATATTTTGTGTTCAGTATGTTGGTGCATATCAGTCTACTTTACTGCTGTGGATGGCTCTGGATCGGTTCTTTGCTATATGCAGACCTCTTTCTTATCACAACTATATGCAAATGCCCAACTTTCTAAAGTTTATTATTGCCCCAATACTTAGAAATACATTCTTAAATGTTTCAATGGTTTCTTTGGCTGGAAAGCTAAATTTTTGTATGAAAAATGAGATggatcactgtttttgtgaacaCATGGGGTTGGTTCAGCTTGCATGTGGAGATACTTCTGTCAATAACTTAGTTGGACTTTCAACTGCTCTTCTAATAGCAACTacagattttgtttttattactatttcttatgtaataatatttgcttctgtaatgaaATCAGGGAAGTCCAGCATGAAGGCCATCAACACTTGCATAACACATATAATCATCATCACATTTAGTTTAGTATTTGCCTTGATGGCTTTTTTGTCTTAtagaattaaaaataatttttctccAAGCAGCCGTATTTTCATTAGTACAATGTATGCACTTTTTCCAAGCTGTTTCAACCCAATTATTTATGGAAtaagaacaaaagaaataagGCAGCAGTTGGTAAAATTCTTTAACCATGTGAAAGTCTTACCACATTAA
- the LOC119265808 gene encoding olfactory receptor 52K1-like — MVMSSIQDLPAENISFTVFKLNGFYSLGEWRRFLFIPYFFMLLLSTTSNSVLIYLIITQRALHSPMFVLIGLMSVVDLFMPIFFVPNMLLSFLFDWNQISLVDCLIQIFCVQYVGAYQSTLLLWMALDRFFAICRPLSYHNYMQMPNFLKFIIAPILRNTFLNVSMVSLAGKLNFCMKNEMDHCFCEHMGLVQLACGDTSVNNLVGLSTALLIATTDFVFITISYVIIFASVMKSGKSSMKAINTCITHIIIITFSLVFALMAFLSYRIKNNFSPSSRIFISTMYALFPSCFNPIIYGIRTKEIRQQLLKFFNHVKVLPH, encoded by the coding sequence ATGGTAATGAGCAGCATCCAAGATCTTCCTGCAGAAAATATTTCTTTCACGGTTTTCAAACTGAATGGTTTCTATTCTTTGGGAGAATGGCGGCGCTTTCTATTCATCCCATATTTCTTTATGCTTTTATTGTCTACAACCTCAAACTCTGTTCTGATATATTTAATTATCACCCAGAGAGCTCTGCACTCTCCAATGTTTGTATTAATTGGTCTAATGTCTGTTGTGGATTTGTTTATGCCAATATTTTTTGTACCAAATATGCTGCTCAGCTTTTTATTTGACTGGAATCAGATTTCACTGGTGGACTGTTTAATACAAATATTTTGTGTTCAGTATGTTGGTGCATATCAGTCTACTTTACTGCTGTGGATGGCTCTGGATCGGTTCTTTGCTATATGCAGACCTCTTTCTTATCACAACTATATGCAAATGCCAAACTTTCTAAAGTTTATTATTGCCCCAATACTTAGAAATACATTCTTAAATGTTTCAATGGTTTCTTTGGCTGGAAAGCTAAATTTTTGTATGAAAAATGAGATggatcactgtttttgtgaacaCATGGGGTTGGTTCAGCTTGCATGTGGAGATACTTCTGTCAATAACTTAGTTGGACTTTCAACTGCTCTTCTAATAGCAACTacagattttgtttttattactatttcttatgtaataatatttgcttctgtaatgaaATCAGGGAAGTCCAGCATGAAGGCCATCAACACTTGCATAACACATATAATCATCATCACATTTAGTTTAGTATTTGCCTTGATGGCTTTTTTGTCTTAtagaattaaaaataatttttctccAAGCAGCCGTATTTTCATTAGTACAATGTATGCACTTTTTCCAAGCTGTTTCAACCCAATTATTTATGGAAtaagaacaaaagaaataagGCAGCAGTTGTTAAAATTCTTTAACCATGTGAAAGTCTTACCACATTAA
- the LOC119265807 gene encoding olfactory receptor 52K1-like gives MVMSSIQDLPAENISFTVFKLNGFYSLGEWRRFLFIPYFFMLLLSTTSNSVLIYLIITQRALHSPMFVLIGLMSVVDLFMPIFFVPNMLLSFLFDWNQISLVDCLIQIFCVQYVGAYQSTLLLWMALDRFFAICRPLSYHNYMQMPNFLKFIIAPILRNTFLNVSMVSLAGKLNFCMKNEMDHCFCEHMGLVQLACGDTSVNNLVGLSTALLIATTDFVFITISYVIIFASVMKSGKSSMKAINTCITHIIIITFSLVFALMAFLSYRIKNNFSPSSRIFISTMYALFPSCFNPIIYGIRTKEIRQQLLKFFNHVKVLPH, from the coding sequence ATGGTAATGAGCAGCATCCAAGATCTTCCTGCAGAAAATATTTCTTTCACGGTTTTCAAACTGAATGGTTTCTATTCTTTGGGAGAATGGCGGCGCTTTCTATTCATCCCATATTTCTTTATGCTTTTATTGTCTACAACCTCAAACTCTGTTCTGATATATTTAATTATCACCCAGAGAGCTCTGCACTCTCCAATGTTTGTATTAATTGGTCTAATGTCTGTTGTGGATTTGTTTATGCCAATATTTTTTGTACCAAATATGCTGCTCAGCTTTTTATTTGACTGGAATCAGATTTCACTGGTGGACTGTTTAATACAAATATTTTGTGTTCAGTATGTTGGTGCATATCAGTCTACTTTACTGCTGTGGATGGCTCTGGATCGGTTCTTTGCTATATGCAGACCTCTTTCTTATCACAACTATATGCAAATGCCCAACTTTCTAAAGTTTATTATTGCCCCAATACTTAGAAATACATTCTTAAATGTTTCAATGGTTTCTTTGGCTGGAAAGCTAAATTTTTGTATGAAAAATGAGATggatcactgtttttgtgaacaCATGGGGTTGGTTCAGCTTGCATGTGGAGATACTTCTGTCAATAACTTAGTTGGACTTTCAACTGCTCTTCTAATAGCAACTacagattttgtttttattactatttcttatgtaataatatttgcttctgtaatgaaATCAGGGAAGTCCAGCATGAAGGCCATCAACACTTGCATAACACATATAATCATCATCACATTTAGTTTAGTATTTGCCTTGATGGCTTTTTTGTCTTAtagaattaaaaataatttttctccAAGCAGCCGTATTTTCATTAGTACAATGTATGCACTTTTTCCAAGCTGTTTCAACCCAATTATTTATGGAAtaagaacaaaagaaataagGCAGCAGTTGTTAAAATTCTTTAACCATGTGAAAGTCTTACCACATTAA